CAGAATAAATCTGGAATTTTAGGAATTAATCATCATCATCAAAAATCCTATTTTTTATCCAGTTTAGCGTTATTTATTCTCCTAATAACTCATGGAATCGGATTAACTTTGTATAATCGCCCTTTGCAAAATAACCCCGAACAGGCGTTAAAAATTGGGATTATTCAAGGAAATATCCCCAATGAAATTAAATTAAATTATTCAGGATATTTAAAAGCTTTAAATGGGTATACGACTGGATATATAACCTTAGCTAATCAAGGCGTAGACCTGGTAGTGACGCCCGAAACAGCCCTACCTTTTTTTTGGACTGATGCTAACCTCCGAGAAAATAGTGCTTTTTATCAAGCAATTTTAAACAAAAAAGTTCCGGCTTTAGTCGGAGGTTTTGCCTCAAAATTAGGAGGATATACAAATAGTTTATTTGCGATAGATGGAGGAGGTGATATTATTAGTGAATATGATAAAGTTAACTTGGTTCCTTTAGGAGAATTTATTCCTTTTAGTGAAATTTTAGGACAATTTATTCGCCGATTATCTCCTTTAGAAGCCACTTTAATTCATGGCAAACCCGGTCAAGAATTTCAAACCCCTTTTGGTCAAGTAACGGTAGGAATTTGTTATGATTCTGCGTTTGCGAACCATTTTCGTCGCCAAACTGCCACAGGGGGAGAATTTATAATTACGGCGTCTAATGATGCTCACTACTCCTCTACAATGTTAACTCAACATCATGCCCTCGATGTGATGCGAGCGATTGAAAATCATCGTTGGACAATTCGAGCAACTAATACAGGATATTCAGCCGTTGTTGACCCCCAGGGGAGAACTCGATGGATTTCAAATCACAATACTTATGAACTCTATGCTGATACAATTTATCGTAATCAGACTCAAACCCTCTATGTACGTTGGGGAGATTGGCTCATGCCTGTATTATTAATTCTAGGAACAACCGTATTTTTTACTAAAATTGATATTTTTCCATCAATTTAATCACACGCTCTTAATAGTTCGATGTCATCCAAACTTCTCTTGAAAAAGTGTTCAGGAGTTTTTCATTCCCTATTCCCTGCTATAACTTTTGATCAACAATTCACAAATA
This genomic window from Planktothrix serta PCC 8927 contains:
- the lnt gene encoding apolipoprotein N-acyltransferase, with protein sequence MKKYEIIQRLLLTGIGGVLMGLATEPWGFWGFAWVALVPLWVNFFTLPNPVETRQGATLKFPLILAFVWGICYYGIALFWITGIHPMTWLGVTWLASLAIALFAWSFITLWGTALVIIWAGLFLILSSKLSQRVSTISLAFTRVLIATALWCGLESLWSSGALWWSSLSYTQSFGNLIILQLGQISGPTTITALLLIVNGLIAESVILNQNKSGILGINHHHQKSYFLSSLALFILLITHGIGLTLYNRPLQNNPEQALKIGIIQGNIPNEIKLNYSGYLKALNGYTTGYITLANQGVDLVVTPETALPFFWTDANLRENSAFYQAILNKKVPALVGGFASKLGGYTNSLFAIDGGGDIISEYDKVNLVPLGEFIPFSEILGQFIRRLSPLEATLIHGKPGQEFQTPFGQVTVGICYDSAFANHFRRQTATGGEFIITASNDAHYSSTMLTQHHALDVMRAIENHRWTIRATNTGYSAVVDPQGRTRWISNHNTYELYADTIYRNQTQTLYVRWGDWLMPVLLILGTTVFFTKIDIFPSI